The DNA segment GGAAGTGGACCTGGAGCATGCCACAACGGATGGCCTTGTGCTACGGGCCGATCTGGAGAGCGACGGGGACGGCTCCCTGGCGGTGGAGCAGGGCTGGCTTCGCCTGCCGCTGCCCCTGGTGTCCGACTGGACGCTGACCGTCGGCAAGTTCAACGCCCCGTTGGGGGTTGAGCTGCTGGACGCCCCCGACATGTACCAGTACAGCCACTCCCTCTTGTTCGACCACGCCTTGCCCACCAACCTGACCGGCGCCATGACGGAGGGTCCGCTGGCGGGGCCGGCGGATCTCAAGCTCTACGTGGTGAACGGCTGGGACGTGAACGACGAGACGAACGAGAGCCGCAGCGTGGGGGCGAGGCTGGGCCTGGACCTGGGCCGCGCCGGCAGTCTTGGCCTGTCCATGCTGACCGGGCGGGAGGAAGCGGTCAAGAGCGTCGGTGGCGAGGATCTGCGCATCCTTGACGCGGACTACCAGTGGCGTCCCCTGGACGGCCTGCTCCTGTTCGCCGAAGTCAACCTGGGCAGCGTCAAGCCGGTGGGCGGGTCGGCCATGGACTGGTCCGGCTGGATGCTGGGCGGCCATTTTGACATGACAGAGATGTGGGGTCTCACCTGGCGGGTGGACAGCATCCATGACAGCGACGCGGTCCTGTTTGGTCGTGTGGCGGGAGAGCCCCAGACGCGCATGTCGTTGACCGCGGCGGTGACGGCGGCGCTGGGATCCGGCCGCGGCATGCTGCTGGAAGCGCGGATGGATCGTTCCGACCAGGATGACTTCCTGGATGCGGACGGCGCGGCGAGTTCCAGCACCATGGGCATGGCCCTCGAATTCACCCAGACCTTCTGATCTCGGCGCGCCACGGAACTGGAAAGGCACAGGTCGATCCAGCAAGGCCGCACCACGTGTTGATGTCTGGACAATTTGACATCAAAGCCGGTCAAGGGGGCCTTTCAGAGGGAAGCGGACAGGAAAGCCAGACTTGACCAGCTGGCATGAGCAGGCTGGTCGGGGAGCCGAAGGGTCGCCTGGAAGGTTCTTCGGCTCCAATTGTTTACGAAAACTGACAAGTCCCGCCATTCAGACTGGCACTCTGTAAGAACTTTTTTACGAAACAGGAGAAATGACTGGCGGAAATGGGGTCAAGCCTCTATGTTGTCGCGTCATGTTGGAGGGTGCCATGAGAGTCTTTTTGACCGCCTCGATCCTGCTGGCCGCATTTGGGACGGCCCAGGCAGGCAGCTACCCCTACGAGAACCGCGACTACTACCTGCAACCGGGGGACTTCGGCAAGCCCGTCATTGTGGCGCCGCTCCCGGGGCTGCCCAATGATCCCTGGCGGATCGACGATCCGGACATCATCATCGATGACGATGGACCATCAGAGGAGGATGCGGGCCTCGTCTACTCCAATCCGGCCCGCTATCAAATGCCGCGCCGCGCCGTCTGGAAACCTGACCGCTAAGCGAGGAAGGGCGGACCGGCCATGAAATGCCTGCGCAGCTATAGCGAGTTCTTCGAACACTCCGCCGGCATGCGGCTCTTTGACGAGCGCCAATTCGTCAAGGCGCTGGAACACTTCGAAGCGGAAATCCAGAAGTCCCCCGACCGCAAGGTGCGGGAGTACGCGCGTTTCTACTCCGCCAAGTGCTGCTACGTGCTGGGACAGTACCCGCGGGCCAAGCGCTCCCTCATCATGGCCAACAAGTGGGCGGGCAAGGCCGAGGAGCGCCCCCTGCGCATGGCCTGCGTCTTCACCCTGGCCACCCTGGAAGTGGCGATGGGCAACCATGAGAAGGGTCTGAGCATCTACGAGAAGTTCCGCTCCTTGTATGAGGGGCGGCTCGAACCCTACGACCGCACCATGGTGCTCATCAATCTGGCCCTGACCCACCTGCGCCTGCAGAACCTGGAGGAGGCGGACCTGCTGCTTGACCGGGCGCAAGGTTTTGCCGAGCGCGCCGCCGATTCCCACCTCGATACCTACATCCATTACTACCGCGCCCTGCTGTCCCAGCGGCGCGGCGAGCAAGGCCAGGCCCAGGACCACCTGGAGAGGGCCGTCGAACTGGCCGAGCAGAGCGGCGATCCTTACGACCAGGCCCGCTGCCACTGGCAGGCGGGCAACTACTGGCTGCGCCGGGAACGCTACGACAACGCCCTCAAGTCCCTGAAGAAGGCCATCCGCATCGCCAAGAAGGCCGGTTTCAAGGTGGAGGCCTCCAAGTGCCTCAACGACTATGCCTGGGCCTACTTCAAGAAGGGGCGTCTGAGCGAAGCCAAGAGCTATGCCGAGGAGGCGATCCTGACCGGCCGCGAAGCCGGCCTGGACACGGGCAACTACCTGGACACCCTGGAGCAGATCAACGCCCACATCAACGATTTCTACGAGGAAGAGAAACTGATCGCCGAGCTGGAGCGGGAGACGGCCCGTGAGTTCGAACTGGTGGGTTACAGCGATTCCATCATCCAGCTGGCGGATTCCATCAAGACCTTCGGCCCCTGCAACGATCCCGTCCTGATCTACGGCGAGACGGGCACCGGCAAGGAGCTGGTCGCCCACGCCGTCCACATCACCTCGCCGCGCCAGGACAAGCCCTTCATCAAGCGCAATTGCGCCGCCATCCCGGAAAACCTGATGGAGTCGGAGCTGTTCGGCCACATCAAGGGCAGCTTCACGGGCGCCACGGCGGACCGCAAGGGCATTTTCGAGGAGGCCAACGGCGGCACGCTCTTCCTCGACGAGATCGGCGAGATGCCGCCCAGCCTGCAATCAAAACTGCTCCGCGTCCTCGAGAACGGCGAGTTCTACCGGGTCGGCTCCTCCGAGCTGATCCGGGTGGATGTGCGCGTCATCGCCGCCACCAACCGGCAGCTGGTGCCAGAGATGAACAAGGGCAACTTCCGCGAGGACCTCTTCTTCCGGCTCAACACCGTGCGCCTCGACATTCCTCCCCTGCGCGATCGCCGGGAGGATATCTCCGTGTTGGTCAATCATTTTCTCTTCGGCTTGAACGAAGAGTACGACAAGTACTACAAGGTACTCAGCGAGGACGCCCTGCAGGCCCTGGAAGCCTATGCCTTCCCCGGCAACGTGCGGGAGTTGAAGAACATCATCCGCGCCGCCTATCTGACCAGCAAGGGGCGGATGATCGCAGCGGCGGACATCACGCGCTTCTTCCAGGCCGGCATGCCCGTGCAGGTGAGGCAGGGGGTGGCGGCCCCGGTAGTGGAAGCGGAGCCGAGCTTCGCGCTGGAGGCGGAGGCTGCCGCTGCCCCGTCGCAGTTGGAGGACGAAGGCCGTCTCGTGCCCTTCGCCTCGGCCGAACTGATGGACAAGGCCAGCCTGAAGGATTATGTCCTCGCCGCCGAGAAGCGCTATCTGATCAGCGTGCTCAAGCATTGCGACAGCGTCAACAAGGCCTGCGCCGTGTTGCAGATTTCGCGACCCACTTTCTACCAGAAGTTGAAGGTGCATGGGATCTCGCTGTCCAACAAGCGTTTGGTTTGATCAGGGCCGGGACCAGCGCCAGCGCTCCCGGGTCCGTCATGGTGTTCGCGGCAAGGGCCGCGCGTCACGCCAGCCAAGGATCATCCCGGCCCCGGGCCGGGATTTCCATCTCGCCAAACCAGGATGAGGGGGGTGACCATGAAGCGCCTGCTGCCATTCAATGACGCCCCAGGTCGCGTCGATCCTTCTTGGTGGGCCGACCGAGGCCCTTGCGCGAGGCCTGGGCGGCGCGGTCCATGGCCCGCATCACCCGCAGGGTCTCGCGCTGCTCATCGCTGAAACCCTCCAGGCGTTCGACCTCTTCGCGCAGCTCGTACAGGGCCCGCGCCTCGGGCGGCGGCAAGGGGCGCTCGGCCACGCCCAGCACCGTCAGCCAGAGGCGACGCGACGCCTTGATCACCTCCAGCGTCTCGCCGCGTTTGACGATGTGCCCCGCCTTGACCCGGCTTCCATCCAGTTTGACGTGGCCCGCGTCGATGGCCTCGCCGGCCTGGCTGCGCGTCTTGAAGATGCGCGCCACCTGCAGCCATTTGTCCACACGGACGAGGGGCTCCGGGCGGCTGGCCGGCTCAGGCGCGGCTGGACGGGGGCGGTTGGGTGTCATGCAGGCTCCTGGGTGTGAGGCCCAATCTGCCGGCGCGGCCGTTTCAAGAGCGCCCCGGATTCCAGACATTGTTCATCTCGCGGCGCCGGAAGGCCGGACATGAGGTCCGGCCTCTTTCCAGCCGGCCGGCGGCCCGTCCCACGACGACGCCGCACAATGTAGAATGCGGAAGGACACGAGGTGAAAGCCATCCTGCCCGTGGCCGGCAAAGGCACCCGGCTGAGACCCCTGGCCCATACCTATCCCAAAGCGCTCATCCCCATCGCCGGTCGGCCCATGATCGACTGGATCCTGGATCCCCTCGTGCGGGCCGGCCTGGAGGAGGCCGTCTTCATCGTGGGCTGGTTGGGGGCGGAGATCGAAGAGCATGTGCGCCGCCAATACAGCGGCCTGCGCCTGCGCTTCGTGCCCCAGGGCGAGATGCTGGGCCTGGGCCACGCCATCCACCTGGGACTGGACGAGGGGGACGGCGAGGTCTTCATCGTGCTGGGCGACACGCTCTTCGAGGCCGATGTGGCGGCCATCCGGGCGGCGCCCCACTCCGTCCTGGGCGTCAAGGAGGTGTCCGATCCCCGGCGCTTCGGCGTGGCCGAACTGGCCGACGGCCGTATCGTGCGGCTGGTGGAGAAGCCGGCCGAGCCGCGCAGCAACCTGGCCCTCATCGGGTTGTACAACATCAAGGATGGCGATGCCCTGCGCCGCACCCTGTCCTTCATGATCCGGGACGGGATCAAGACCCGCGGCGAGTACCAGATCACCGACGCCCTGCAGCAGATGATCGACCAGGGCCACGTCTTCGAACCCTGGGGCATCGAGGGCTGGTTCGATTGCGGCAAAAAGGAGACCCTGCTCGCCACCAACCGGCATTTCCTGGACCAGCTGGACAAGCGGCGGGAGGCGGTGCGGTCAGGGGACAGCCTGCTTATTCCCCCAGTCCACCTGGGCGAAGGTGTGAAGCTCTCCCGCTCCATCATCGGCCCCAATGTCAGCGTGGGGGACGGCGCCAGCATCCGCGACGCCGTGATCGAGGACTCCCTGCTCTGCGAGGGGGTCCGCCTCGAGGGCGTCGTGCTCAAGGATGCGGTGCTTGGCCGCGACGCCATGGTGCGCCAGCCGCCCCGCGCCCTGCACTTGTCGGACAACACGGAAGTGGACGGCTAGGTCCACTGGCCACCTGGAGGATTGACATGAGTCAGAATCTGTTCACAAGCGAGAGCGTGACCGAAGGGCATCCGGACAAGATGTGCGACCGGATCAGCGACAGCATCCTCGACGCCTGCCTGGCCCGCGACGCCCAGGCCCGCGTCGCCTGCGAGACCTTCGTCAAGGGCTTTCACGACCGGACCCGGCTGATCATCGGCGGGGAGATCAGCCTGGACAAGCAGATCATCCGCAAAGGCCTGATTCCCGACTACGAGGAGATCGCCCGCCAGGCGGCGCGGGACATCGGCTACACGAACCAGGCTTGGGGCATGGATGCCGACCGGGCCGATGTGGAGTTGTGCATCACCACCCAGAGCGCCGACATCCGACAGGGCGTGGACAACGGCCTGGACCAGGGGGCGGGCGACCAGGGCCTGATGTTCGGCTATGCCACGGACGAGACGGCCAGCCTGATGCCCCTGCCCATCGATCTGGCCCACCGCCTGGCCCACCGCCTCAGCACCGTGCGCAAGGAGGGGATCCTGCCCTGGGTGCTGCCCGACGGCAAGACCCAGGTGAGTGTGCGCTATGTGGACGGCCAGCCCCGCAGCGTGGAGACGGTGGTGGTCAGCACCCAGCATCTGGACGGGCTGGGCAGGGCCAAGCCCCGCGGCCGGAGCCAGTCCGCCTTCGATGAGGAGGTGCTGGCCCAGGTGCGGGAAGGGGTCATCGACCACGTCATCAACCCGGTCGTTCCGCCGGACTGGCGCGCCAAGGGCATGACGATCCACGTCAACCCCACGGGCAAGTTCGTCATCGGCGGGCCGCACGGCGACGCGGGCCTCACCGGTCGCAAGATCTTTTTCGACACCTACGGCGGCATGGGCCGCCACGGCGGCGGCGCCTTCTCGGGCAAGGACCCCAGCAAGGTGGACCGCAGCGCGGCCTACGCCTGCCGTTGGGTGGCCAAGCACCTGGTCCGGGCCGGCCTTGCCCGGCGCTGCGAGATCCAGGTCGCCTATGCCATCGGCGTGGCCGAACCCGTCTCCATCAATGTCAACTCCTTTGGTACCAGCCAGGTCAAGGATGAGCAGCTGGTCAAGCTGGTGCGCCGCCATGTGGATCTGCGCCCGGCGGCCATGATCGAGCGCCTGGGCCTGCTCAGCCCCATCTATGCCGCCACCTCGGCCTACGGGCATTTCGGGCGGGAGGAGTTCCCCTGGGAGCAGGTGGACGAGGGGCTGCTGAAGAAGCTGTCGCGCTAGGAGTCAGCCGGACTTGGACCTTCAAGGGGATTCGCGCCCATGTCGAGACCGATTTTCGGAGATCTCGCAGCGCACACTGGTGGCATGTGCAAGAATTCTTTGAAGAACTCGGGCGGGCAGGGGCGATGAAGACCGCGGGTGGCCAAGCCCGACAGACACCTGGGTGGCCGCCGGCCGGGGAAGGCCGGTCCGCCGCGGCGGACGGGGCGGACGGGGCGGGACAAGGGCAACGAAGGGTTATTGAACAAGGAACGAGCCGACCATGACGGATCACAAAGTCGCGGACATGAACCTGGCCGCCTTCGGGCGCCGCGAGATCGAAATCGCCGAGAAGGAGATGCCGGGCCTGATGGCCGTGCGCGAGCGCTACGGCAAGGACAAGCCCCTGCGTGGGCAGCGCATCACCGGCAGCCTTCACATGACCGTGCAGACAGCCGTTCTCATCGAGACGCTCAGGGCCCTGGGCGCGGAGCTGCGCTGGGCCAGCTGCAACATCTTCAGCACCCAGGACCACGCGGCGGCGGCCATCGCCGCGGCGGGCATTCCGGTCTTCGCCTGGAAGGGCGAGTCCCTGGCCGAGTACTGGTGGTGCACGCGCCGTGCCCTCTGCTTTCCAGACGGACTGGGCCCCACCCAGATCGTCGATGACGGCGGCGACGCCACCCTGATGGTGCATCGCGGCGTGGAGCTGGAGAAGGCCCTGCGCGAGACGGGCGCGGCCCCCGCCTGGCCGGCCGGGAGCGAGGACGAGCGCGCCCTCGCCGCCGAGCTGATGTCGGCCCACGGCGAGGATCCGGCGCTGTGGACCCGTCTGGCTCTCGCCATCCGCGGTGTCAGCGAGGAGACAACGACCGGCGTCCACCGCCTTTATCAATTGATGGGAGAAGGGCGCCTGCTGTTTCCCGCCTACAACGTCAACGACAGCGTCACCAAATCCAAGTTCGACAACCTCTTCGGCTGCCGGGAAAGCCTGGCCGACGGCATCAAGCGCGCCACCGACGTCATGGTGGCGGGCAAG comes from the bacterium genome and includes:
- a CDS encoding sigma 54-interacting transcriptional regulator, which encodes MKCLRSYSEFFEHSAGMRLFDERQFVKALEHFEAEIQKSPDRKVREYARFYSAKCCYVLGQYPRAKRSLIMANKWAGKAEERPLRMACVFTLATLEVAMGNHEKGLSIYEKFRSLYEGRLEPYDRTMVLINLALTHLRLQNLEEADLLLDRAQGFAERAADSHLDTYIHYYRALLSQRRGEQGQAQDHLERAVELAEQSGDPYDQARCHWQAGNYWLRRERYDNALKSLKKAIRIAKKAGFKVEASKCLNDYAWAYFKKGRLSEAKSYAEEAILTGREAGLDTGNYLDTLEQINAHINDFYEEEKLIAELERETAREFELVGYSDSIIQLADSIKTFGPCNDPVLIYGETGTGKELVAHAVHITSPRQDKPFIKRNCAAIPENLMESELFGHIKGSFTGATADRKGIFEEANGGTLFLDEIGEMPPSLQSKLLRVLENGEFYRVGSSELIRVDVRVIAATNRQLVPEMNKGNFREDLFFRLNTVRLDIPPLRDRREDISVLVNHFLFGLNEEYDKYYKVLSEDALQALEAYAFPGNVRELKNIIRAAYLTSKGRMIAAADITRFFQAGMPVQVRQGVAAPVVEAEPSFALEAEAAAAPSQLEDEGRLVPFASAELMDKASLKDYVLAAEKRYLISVLKHCDSVNKACAVLQISRPTFYQKLKVHGISLSNKRLV
- a CDS encoding RNA-binding S4 domain-containing protein; its protein translation is MTPNRPRPAAPEPASRPEPLVRVDKWLQVARIFKTRSQAGEAIDAGHVKLDGSRVKAGHIVKRGETLEVIKASRRLWLTVLGVAERPLPPPEARALYELREEVERLEGFSDEQRETLRVMRAMDRAAQASRKGLGRPTKKDRRDLGRH
- the ahcY gene encoding adenosylhomocysteinase, with the translated sequence MTDHKVADMNLAAFGRREIEIAEKEMPGLMAVRERYGKDKPLRGQRITGSLHMTVQTAVLIETLRALGAELRWASCNIFSTQDHAAAAIAAAGIPVFAWKGESLAEYWWCTRRALCFPDGLGPTQIVDDGGDATLMVHRGVELEKALRETGAAPAWPAGSEDERALAAELMSAHGEDPALWTRLALAIRGVSEETTTGVHRLYQLMGEGRLLFPAYNVNDSVTKSKFDNLFGCRESLADGIKRATDVMVAGKTVLVCGYGDVGKGCAQSMRGFGARVLISEIDPICALQAAMEGYQVVTVEQALHEVDIYVTATGNLGVITAAHMAAMKDQAIVCNIGHFDNEIDVSRLEALPGVRKVNIKPQVDRYEFPDGHGVYLLAEGRLVNLGCATGHPSFVMSNSFTNQTLAQIALAREDHALGVYMLPKKLDEEVARLHLAHLGVTLTTLSPQQADYLGVPVDGPYKPEHYRY
- a CDS encoding sugar phosphate nucleotidyltransferase: MKAILPVAGKGTRLRPLAHTYPKALIPIAGRPMIDWILDPLVRAGLEEAVFIVGWLGAEIEEHVRRQYSGLRLRFVPQGEMLGLGHAIHLGLDEGDGEVFIVLGDTLFEADVAAIRAAPHSVLGVKEVSDPRRFGVAELADGRIVRLVEKPAEPRSNLALIGLYNIKDGDALRRTLSFMIRDGIKTRGEYQITDALQQMIDQGHVFEPWGIEGWFDCGKKETLLATNRHFLDQLDKRREAVRSGDSLLIPPVHLGEGVKLSRSIIGPNVSVGDGASIRDAVIEDSLLCEGVRLEGVVLKDAVLGRDAMVRQPPRALHLSDNTEVDG
- a CDS encoding outer membrane beta-barrel protein; protein product: MKAVHVLPTVLLLTLAGTIRAQDGPGEAAPVGPRITGFVDASYSGNLDRGGDGFRLDQVEVDLEHATTDGLVLRADLESDGDGSLAVEQGWLRLPLPLVSDWTLTVGKFNAPLGVELLDAPDMYQYSHSLLFDHALPTNLTGAMTEGPLAGPADLKLYVVNGWDVNDETNESRSVGARLGLDLGRAGSLGLSMLTGREEAVKSVGGEDLRILDADYQWRPLDGLLLFAEVNLGSVKPVGGSAMDWSGWMLGGHFDMTEMWGLTWRVDSIHDSDAVLFGRVAGEPQTRMSLTAAVTAALGSGRGMLLEARMDRSDQDDFLDADGAASSSTMGMALEFTQTF
- the metK gene encoding methionine adenosyltransferase, which produces MSQNLFTSESVTEGHPDKMCDRISDSILDACLARDAQARVACETFVKGFHDRTRLIIGGEISLDKQIIRKGLIPDYEEIARQAARDIGYTNQAWGMDADRADVELCITTQSADIRQGVDNGLDQGAGDQGLMFGYATDETASLMPLPIDLAHRLAHRLSTVRKEGILPWVLPDGKTQVSVRYVDGQPRSVETVVVSTQHLDGLGRAKPRGRSQSAFDEEVLAQVREGVIDHVINPVVPPDWRAKGMTIHVNPTGKFVIGGPHGDAGLTGRKIFFDTYGGMGRHGGGAFSGKDPSKVDRSAAYACRWVAKHLVRAGLARRCEIQVAYAIGVAEPVSINVNSFGTSQVKDEQLVKLVRRHVDLRPAAMIERLGLLSPIYAATSAYGHFGREEFPWEQVDEGLLKKLSR